One window from the genome of Mucilaginibacter ginsenosidivorans encodes:
- a CDS encoding Gfo/Idh/MocA family oxidoreductase: MADTIKTGLMAYGMSGRIFHAPFVALHPGFDLKAVVERHEKKAAADYPGITSYNSVDELLADKEIEFVIVNTPPYTHFELAQKALEANKHVLIEKPIATSSKEVKTLFDLGREVGKHVMVYQNRRWDSDFTSVRKVIESGRLGELIEVHFRFDRYKAALSPKVFKETKNTPGSGLVYDLGPHLIDQAISLFGRPLSFKKTSGIYRENSQVPDYFHFHLEYPHQLNVYLTSGLLIAQPTPSFVVHGTLGSYLKNRVDVQEAQLDKMMRPDDPKYGVEPAGEEGLLVTVGADTQKTTEIISSEKGDYSHLFEAVYQTIRNNALYPITEEHIAWQMELLEA, from the coding sequence ATGGCAGATACGATCAAAACAGGTTTAATGGCTTACGGCATGTCGGGAAGGATATTTCATGCACCCTTTGTTGCCCTGCATCCCGGCTTTGACTTGAAAGCGGTGGTTGAGCGGCATGAGAAAAAAGCCGCGGCTGATTACCCGGGCATTACAAGCTACAACAGCGTTGATGAATTACTCGCAGATAAGGAGATCGAATTCGTCATCGTCAATACGCCTCCCTATACCCACTTCGAGCTGGCTCAGAAAGCGCTGGAAGCAAATAAGCATGTGTTGATCGAAAAACCAATAGCCACCAGCTCCAAAGAAGTGAAAACACTTTTTGATCTGGGCAGGGAAGTTGGGAAGCACGTCATGGTTTATCAAAACCGGCGCTGGGACAGCGATTTTACATCGGTCAGAAAAGTGATAGAAAGCGGCCGGCTGGGCGAACTGATAGAGGTGCATTTCCGGTTCGACCGGTATAAAGCGGCATTGAGCCCGAAGGTATTTAAGGAAACAAAGAACACTCCCGGCAGCGGCCTGGTTTACGACCTCGGTCCGCATTTGATCGATCAGGCGATCAGCCTGTTCGGGCGACCGCTTTCGTTTAAAAAGACAAGCGGCATTTACCGCGAAAATTCGCAAGTGCCGGATTATTTCCATTTCCACCTGGAATACCCGCATCAGCTGAATGTTTATCTTACATCGGGCCTGCTCATTGCTCAGCCAACACCATCCTTCGTGGTACACGGCACATTGGGCAGCTACCTCAAAAACCGGGTGGATGTGCAGGAGGCGCAACTGGACAAAATGATGCGGCCGGATGATCCCAAATATGGGGTCGAGCCTGCCGGCGAAGAAGGCTTGCTGGTGACAGTGGGCGCCGATACCCAAAAAACAACAGAAATTATTTCTTCGGAAAAAGGCGACTATTCACATTTATTTGAAGCTGTTTATCAGACTATCAGGAATAATGCGTTATATCCCATAACCGAAGAACATATTGCCTGGCAAATGGAATTGCTGGAAGCTTAG
- a CDS encoding TlpA family protein disulfide reductase encodes MKKLLVLFSLIIAAGCSNAQNKAAQNIENIPPFKIMKADSTWFTVKDLKAHKPVMIIYFSPDCSHCQHLMYEMKPKMKEFANTQIVMVTFTDYNRLAMIRNFNRDFDLKKYPNITVGTEARTYLVQQYYHVATTPYIAIYGKNGKLVRAFEKAPSIDTLAETVKKS; translated from the coding sequence ATGAAAAAACTACTTGTCCTTTTTAGCCTGATCATAGCAGCAGGTTGTTCCAATGCTCAGAATAAGGCCGCTCAAAACATTGAAAACATACCGCCTTTCAAAATAATGAAGGCCGACAGCACCTGGTTCACCGTTAAGGACCTGAAAGCGCATAAGCCGGTGATGATCATCTATTTTTCGCCCGATTGCAGCCACTGCCAGCACCTGATGTACGAAATGAAGCCGAAAATGAAGGAATTTGCCAACACACAGATCGTGATGGTAACTTTTACCGATTACAACAGGCTGGCGATGATCCGGAATTTTAACCGCGACTTCGACCTGAAAAAATACCCGAATATAACTGTAGGTACAGAGGCACGTACGTACCTTGTGCAGCAATATTATCATGTGGCAACCACGCCTTATATTGCCATTTATGGCAAAAACGGCAAGCTGGTAAGGGCTTTTGAAAAGGCGCCGAGCATTGATACCCTGGCCGAGACGGTAAAAAAATCCTGA